The Bacillus sp. Y1 genome has a window encoding:
- the rpsQ gene encoding 30S ribosomal protein S17, translating to MSERNQRKVYTGRVVSDKMDKTVTVLVETYKKHPLYGKRVKYSKKFKAHDEQNVAKIGDVVRIMETRPLSATKRFRLVEVVETAVII from the coding sequence ATGAGTGAACGCAACCAACGCAAAGTTTACACTGGACGCGTTGTTTCTGACAAAATGGATAAAACCGTTACTGTCTTAGTTGAAACATACAAAAAGCATCCATTATACGGTAAACGCGTTAAGTACTCTAAAAAGTTCAAGGCTCATGATGAGCAGAACGTTGCAAAAATTGGCGATGTTGTTCGTATTATGGAAACACGTCCATTATCTGCTACGAAGCGCTTCCGCCTTGTTGAAGTAGTAGAAACAGCAGTAATTATTTAA
- the rpmC gene encoding 50S ribosomal protein L29 has product MKANEIRDLTTAEIEQKVKSLKEELFNLRFQLATGQLENTARIREVRKAIARMKTVVREREIGVNNR; this is encoded by the coding sequence ATGAAAGCTAATGAAATTCGTGACCTTACCACTGCCGAAATAGAACAAAAAGTTAAATCTTTAAAAGAAGAGCTTTTCAACCTTCGCTTTCAATTGGCGACTGGACAACTTGAAAACACAGCTCGCATTCGTGAAGTACGCAAAGCGATTGCTCGCATGAAAACTGTAGTTCGTGAAAGAGAAATCGGCGTTAACAATCGATAA
- the rplP gene encoding 50S ribosomal protein L16 — protein sequence MLVPKRVKYRRQHRGKMRGMAKGGTEVNFGEFGLQAIEASWITNRQIEAARIAMTRYMKRGGKVWIKIFPHKPYTAKPLEVRMGSGKGAPEGWVAVVKPGKVMFEVAGVSEEIAREALRLAAHKLPVKCKFVKREEIGGESNES from the coding sequence ATGTTAGTCCCTAAACGCGTTAAGTATCGCCGTCAACACCGTGGAAAAATGCGCGGAATGGCTAAAGGTGGTACAGAGGTTAACTTCGGTGAATTCGGTCTACAAGCTATTGAAGCTTCTTGGATTACAAACCGCCAAATTGAAGCTGCTCGTATCGCAATGACACGTTATATGAAACGTGGCGGTAAAGTTTGGATTAAAATATTCCCTCATAAGCCTTATACAGCTAAGCCTCTAGAAGTCCGAATGGGTTCTGGTAAAGGTGCTCCTGAAGGATGGGTAGCAGTTGTTAAGCCTGGGAAAGTAATGTTTGAAGTTGCTGGTGTTTCTGAAGAAATCGCACGTGAAGCATTACGTTTAGCAGCACACAAACTTCCAGTAAAATGTAAGTTTGTAAAACGAGAAGAAATTGGTGGTGAATCAAATGAAAGCTAA
- the rplN gene encoding 50S ribosomal protein L14, with the protein MIQQETRLKVADNSGAREVLTIKVLGGSGRKTANIGDIIVVTVKQATPGGVVKKGDVVKAVVVRTKSGVRRADGTYIRFDENACVIIRDDKSPRGTRIFGPVARELRDSNFMKIVSLAPEVL; encoded by the coding sequence ATGATTCAACAAGAAACACGTTTAAAAGTTGCTGACAATTCAGGTGCTCGTGAAGTACTTACAATTAAAGTTCTTGGTGGTTCAGGCCGCAAGACTGCTAATATTGGTGACATTATCGTTGTTACAGTGAAACAAGCAACACCAGGTGGCGTTGTTAAAAAGGGTGACGTTGTAAAAGCGGTAGTTGTTCGAACTAAAAGCGGCGTTCGTCGTGCAGATGGAACATACATTCGTTTCGATGAGAACGCTTGTGTAATTATCCGTGACGACAAGAGTCCACGCGGAACGCGTATCTTCGGACCTGTTGCTCGTGAACTTCGCGACAGCAACTTCATGAAGATCGTATCACTAGCTCCAGAAGTACTATAA
- the rpsC gene encoding 30S ribosomal protein S3, giving the protein MGQKVNPVGLRIGIIRDWESKWFAGKDYADLLHEDLKVREYITKRLSDASVSKVEIERAANRINITIHTAKPGMVIGKGGTEVEALRKALNSLTGKRVHINILEIKKADIDAKLVAENIARQLENRVSFRRAQKQVIQRAMRAGAKGIKTMVSGRLGGADIARSESYSEGTVPLHTLRADIDYATAEADTTYGKLGVKVWIYRGEVLPTKKKSEEGGK; this is encoded by the coding sequence GTGGGTCAAAAAGTTAATCCAGTCGGCTTGCGTATTGGTATCATCCGTGATTGGGAATCCAAATGGTTCGCAGGAAAAGACTATGCTGATCTTTTACACGAAGACCTTAAAGTACGTGAGTACATTACAAAGCGTCTAAGCGATGCTTCTGTATCAAAAGTAGAAATCGAGCGTGCAGCTAATCGCATTAACATCACTATCCACACTGCAAAGCCAGGTATGGTTATTGGTAAAGGTGGTACTGAGGTTGAAGCGCTTCGTAAAGCTCTTAACTCACTTACTGGCAAGCGTGTTCACATCAACATTCTTGAAATCAAAAAAGCAGACATCGACGCTAAGCTTGTAGCGGAAAACATTGCTCGTCAATTAGAAAACCGCGTATCTTTCCGTCGTGCTCAAAAACAAGTTATTCAACGTGCAATGCGCGCTGGTGCAAAAGGTATCAAAACAATGGTATCTGGTCGTCTAGGCGGTGCAGACATCGCTCGTTCGGAGTCTTACAGTGAAGGAACTGTTCCACTTCATACTCTTCGTGCTGACATCGATTACGCTACAGCAGAAGCAGATACAACTTACGGTAAGTTAGGTGTAAAAGTATGGATCTACCGTGGAGAGGTCCTTCCTACTAAGAAGAAATCTGAGGAAGGAGGCAAATAA